A DNA window from Bacillus sp. SM2101 contains the following coding sequences:
- a CDS encoding CTP synthase yields the protein MTKYIFVTGGVVSSLGKGITAASLGRLLKNRGLNVTIQKFDPYINVDPGTMSPYQHGEVFVTDDGAETDLDLGHYERFIDINLNKYSNVTTGKIYSTVLKKERRGDYLGGTVQVIPHITNEIKERVFRAGRETNADVVITEIGGTVGDIESLPFLEAIRQIKSDIGRDNVMYIHCTLVPYLKAAGEMKTKPTQHSVKELRSLGIQPNVIVVRTEMPISDDMKDKIALFCDIDSKAVVEMRDADTLYSVPLAVQEQKLDQITCDHLKLPCKPADMTEWEELVNKVKNLSNKTTIALVGKYVELQDAYISVVEAMRHAGYAFDTDVNIKWINSEHVTKDNVVNLLSEADGILVPGGFGDRGIEGKILAIQYARENKVPFLGICLGMQLASVEFARNVVGLQGAHSAEIDPETPHPVIDLLPEQKDIEDLGGTLRLGLYPCKLSDGTKASEAYKDEVIYERHRHRYEFNNQYRQMLEEKGFVFSGTSPDGRLVEIIELKDHPWFVASQFHPEFTSRPTRPQRLFHDFIQASIVTKA from the coding sequence ATGACAAAATATATTTTCGTTACTGGCGGAGTTGTATCATCATTAGGGAAAGGTATTACAGCAGCATCATTGGGAAGATTATTAAAAAATAGAGGATTAAATGTAACCATTCAAAAGTTTGATCCATATATTAATGTCGACCCTGGAACGATGAGTCCATATCAACATGGAGAAGTTTTTGTTACTGATGATGGAGCTGAAACAGATTTAGATTTAGGTCATTATGAACGATTTATAGATATAAATTTGAATAAATACAGTAATGTAACAACAGGGAAAATTTATTCAACTGTATTAAAAAAAGAACGACGTGGTGATTATTTAGGTGGAACTGTTCAAGTTATACCACACATCACGAATGAAATTAAAGAACGTGTCTTTAGGGCTGGGCGAGAAACAAACGCTGATGTTGTTATTACAGAAATCGGTGGAACAGTAGGGGACATCGAGTCTTTACCATTCTTAGAAGCTATACGACAAATTAAGAGTGATATCGGAAGAGACAATGTAATGTACATTCATTGTACATTAGTTCCATACCTTAAAGCAGCTGGCGAAATGAAAACAAAGCCTACACAACATAGTGTAAAAGAGCTTCGTAGCTTAGGAATTCAACCTAATGTTATCGTTGTTAGAACAGAAATGCCGATATCTGATGATATGAAAGATAAAATTGCATTGTTCTGCGATATTGATTCGAAGGCTGTTGTAGAAATGCGTGATGCAGATACATTGTATTCTGTACCACTTGCAGTTCAAGAGCAAAAGCTGGATCAAATTACATGTGATCACCTGAAGTTACCTTGTAAACCTGCTGATATGACTGAATGGGAAGAGCTTGTTAATAAGGTGAAAAACCTTTCGAATAAAACAACAATTGCCCTTGTTGGTAAGTATGTTGAATTACAGGATGCATATATATCAGTTGTTGAGGCAATGCGTCATGCAGGTTATGCATTTGATACAGATGTCAATATTAAGTGGATTAATTCAGAACATGTGACGAAAGATAATGTTGTTAATCTACTATCAGAAGCAGATGGTATTTTGGTACCGGGTGGTTTCGGAGACCGTGGTATTGAAGGAAAAATTTTAGCGATTCAGTATGCGCGTGAAAATAAGGTTCCATTTTTAGGAATATGTTTAGGGATGCAATTAGCTTCAGTTGAATTTGCACGTAATGTTGTTGGCTTGCAAGGTGCTCATTCTGCAGAAATAGATCCTGAAACACCGCATCCTGTCATTGATTTATTGCCTGAGCAAAAGGACATTGAGGATTTGGGTGGCACATTAAGATTAGGTCTTTATCCATGTAAATTATCAGATGGAACAAAAGCCTCTGAAGCATATAAAGATGAAGTAATTTATGAACGCCATCGTCACCGCTATGAATTTAATAATCAATATCGCCAAATGCTTGAAGAAAAAGGGTTTGTATTTTCTGGGACAAGTCCTGATGGACGTCTTGTAGAAATAATCGAATTAAAAGATCATCCTTGGTTTGTTGCATCACAATTTCATCCGGAATTTACGTCACGACCAACTAGGCCTCAACGATTATTCCATGACTTCATCCAAGCTTCAATAGTAACAAAAGCGTAG
- the rpoE gene encoding DNA-directed RNA polymerase subunit delta, whose protein sequence is MSLKQYSLDQLKEMSLIEIAFDILSSRKKPIIFKELVNDITASLHLSQDEINAKISQFYTDINIDGRFICVGENLWGLRSWYPYEKIEEEVTPTVKSKKKKSKKASEKATKKVEEESFDDLDDIEEEDIELDLDDIDDLDEESDDDLEEDFDLEEDDEDLDLDDEEDL, encoded by the coding sequence TTGAGTTTAAAACAATATTCGTTGGACCAATTAAAAGAAATGTCACTTATTGAGATTGCATTTGACATTTTATCAAGCAGAAAAAAACCTATTATATTTAAAGAGTTAGTAAATGACATTACAGCTTCTCTTCATTTATCCCAAGATGAAATTAACGCAAAAATTTCTCAATTTTATACTGATATAAATATTGATGGGCGGTTTATTTGTGTTGGTGAAAATCTATGGGGATTAAGGTCTTGGTACCCTTATGAAAAAATTGAAGAAGAAGTAACTCCTACGGTAAAATCGAAAAAGAAAAAATCGAAAAAAGCATCTGAAAAAGCTACTAAAAAAGTAGAAGAAGAGAGTTTCGATGACCTTGACGATATTGAAGAAGAAGATATCGAGCTTGATTTAGATGACATTGATGACCTTGATGAGGAATCTGATGATGATCTTGAAGAAGACTTCGATCTTGAAGAAGATGATGAAGATCTTGATTTAGATGACGAGGAAGATTTATAA
- the icmF gene encoding fused isobutyryl-CoA mutase/GTPase IcmF: MDTEQVYRPTNHIRFVTASSLFDGHDASINIMRRILQASGAEVIHLGHNRSVEEVVNAAVQEDVQGIAISSYQGGHVEYFKYMYDLLKEKGASHIRIYGGGGGVIIPSEIKELQEYGVAGIFSPDDGRNLGLQGMINKMLAECDFPTMSSSLADEVEEVKSTNSRSIAKMITAAEINVNETDELVSTTLERIKDLGQHVPVIGITGTGGAGKSSLTDELIRRFINEIPNIRVAVLSIDPTKQKTGGALLGDRIRMNAIFSPNVYMRSLATRGSKSELSLAIHDSIAIVKAAGFDLIIVETSGIGQGDAEISEICDLSMYVMTSEFGAPSQLEKIDMIDFADMVVINKFERKGSEDARRQVQKQYQRSHMLYDQELDKMPVFATMASQFNDPGTNTLFVALVNKINEKYSTNWTTDLQMVTDVEKQNIIIPNDRRHYLREVSDTVRDYHQKAEQQVQIARKLYQIDGAIASVKEKEGNEAVISSLTAIKNEFDNMLTKESKAILEGWGEQQKKYSSKQFTSLIRGKEIVTELTTKSLSGLDIPKIALPKYEDFGEILRWVFKENVPGAFPYSAGVFPFKRQNEDPKRQFAGEGTPERTNKRFHYLSKDDAAKRLSTAFDSVTLYGEDPDYRPDIYGKVGESGVSICTLDDMNKLYKGFDLCHPSTSVSMTINGPAPIILAMFMNTAISQQVERIEHELSRQLTEHELEEVKVKTLANVRGTVQADILKEDQGQNTCIFSTEFALRMMGDIQEYFINNNVRNYYSVSISGYHIAEAGANPISQLAFTLSNGFTYVEYYLSRGMNIDDFAPNLSFFFSNGLDAEYTVIGRVARRIWATVMRDKYGANERSQKLKYHVQTSGRSLHAQEIDFNDIRTTLQALMALHDNCNSLHTNAYDEAITTPTEESVRRAMAIQMIITKEHGLTKNENPMQGSFIVEELTDLVEEAVLQEFDRINDRGGVLGAMETQYQRGKIQEESMYYEMKKHSGDLPIIGVNTYVNPNPPSEDDINNMELARATKEEKETQIHNLTSFQKRNENVVDKALENLKSTAKNGGNIFEELMTTVKVASLGQITKALYEVGGQYRRNM, translated from the coding sequence ATGGATACTGAACAAGTATATCGTCCAACAAACCATATTCGTTTTGTGACAGCGTCCAGTTTGTTTGATGGGCACGATGCATCAATCAACATTATGAGACGAATTCTTCAAGCGAGTGGCGCAGAGGTCATTCACCTTGGTCATAACAGATCTGTGGAAGAGGTAGTAAATGCTGCTGTTCAAGAGGACGTTCAAGGTATAGCGATATCTTCTTACCAAGGTGGTCACGTTGAGTATTTTAAGTATATGTACGATTTATTGAAAGAAAAAGGAGCTTCACACATCCGTATATACGGTGGTGGTGGTGGAGTAATCATTCCAAGTGAAATAAAAGAGCTACAAGAGTATGGCGTTGCTGGAATATTTTCTCCTGATGATGGGAGGAACTTAGGGTTACAAGGAATGATTAACAAAATGTTAGCAGAATGTGATTTTCCTACGATGTCGTCTTCGTTAGCGGATGAAGTAGAAGAGGTAAAATCAACAAATAGTAGGTCTATAGCTAAAATGATTACTGCTGCCGAAATAAATGTGAATGAAACTGACGAGTTAGTTTCTACTACTCTAGAACGCATAAAGGATTTAGGACAGCATGTACCAGTTATTGGGATAACTGGTACTGGAGGTGCAGGGAAAAGCTCGTTAACCGATGAGCTTATTCGTCGTTTTATAAATGAAATTCCAAATATAAGAGTGGCTGTTTTATCTATAGATCCTACAAAGCAAAAAACTGGAGGAGCACTTTTAGGAGATCGTATACGCATGAATGCAATTTTTTCTCCTAACGTCTATATGAGAAGTTTAGCTACAAGAGGTTCAAAATCTGAGCTGTCATTAGCTATTCATGACTCAATAGCTATTGTGAAGGCAGCTGGGTTTGATCTTATCATCGTAGAGACGAGTGGAATAGGTCAAGGAGATGCAGAAATATCGGAAATTTGTGATCTTAGCATGTATGTAATGACGAGTGAATTTGGCGCACCTTCACAGTTAGAAAAAATTGATATGATAGATTTTGCAGATATGGTAGTCATTAATAAATTTGAAAGAAAAGGATCTGAGGATGCTAGACGACAAGTGCAAAAGCAATATCAACGCAGTCATATGTTGTATGATCAAGAGCTAGATAAAATGCCAGTTTTTGCTACAATGGCTAGTCAGTTTAATGATCCTGGTACGAATACTTTATTTGTTGCTTTAGTTAACAAAATTAATGAAAAATATAGTACCAATTGGACGACTGATTTGCAAATGGTAACAGATGTTGAAAAGCAGAATATCATTATTCCGAATGATCGACGTCATTACTTAAGAGAAGTTTCTGATACAGTGCGAGACTATCATCAAAAGGCTGAACAGCAAGTGCAAATTGCTCGAAAGCTCTATCAAATTGATGGTGCAATAGCAAGTGTGAAAGAAAAAGAAGGAAATGAGGCTGTTATTTCCTCGTTAACAGCGATTAAAAATGAATTCGATAATATGCTAACGAAGGAATCAAAGGCTATATTAGAAGGTTGGGGCGAACAACAGAAAAAATATTCTTCTAAACAATTTACCTCATTGATTAGGGGGAAAGAAATAGTAACGGAGTTAACTACGAAAAGCTTGTCAGGCTTAGACATACCTAAAATCGCTTTGCCGAAATACGAGGATTTTGGAGAGATTTTACGCTGGGTTTTCAAAGAGAATGTACCTGGGGCATTTCCATATTCAGCTGGCGTATTTCCGTTTAAACGTCAAAATGAAGATCCGAAGCGTCAATTTGCTGGTGAAGGTACACCAGAGCGAACAAATAAAAGGTTCCATTATTTATCAAAGGATGACGCGGCAAAACGGTTAAGTACAGCATTTGATTCAGTTACATTATATGGGGAGGACCCAGATTATCGCCCTGATATTTATGGAAAAGTTGGAGAAAGTGGTGTAAGCATTTGTACGCTTGATGATATGAACAAGCTATATAAAGGTTTTGATCTATGTCACCCTTCCACATCTGTCTCTATGACAATTAATGGCCCTGCTCCAATCATTTTAGCTATGTTTATGAATACTGCAATAAGCCAACAAGTCGAAAGAATTGAACATGAATTATCAAGACAGTTGACAGAACATGAGCTTGAAGAAGTTAAAGTGAAAACATTAGCCAATGTTCGTGGAACTGTTCAAGCAGATATTTTAAAAGAAGACCAAGGTCAAAATACGTGTATATTTTCAACAGAATTTGCTTTACGAATGATGGGAGATATACAAGAGTATTTCATAAATAATAATGTACGAAACTATTATTCTGTTTCAATTTCTGGCTATCATATTGCTGAGGCGGGAGCAAACCCTATTTCACAGCTAGCCTTTACGTTATCCAATGGATTTACGTATGTTGAGTATTATTTGAGTCGTGGTATGAATATTGATGACTTTGCACCAAATCTTTCTTTCTTTTTCAGCAATGGTCTTGACGCTGAGTATACTGTAATTGGTAGAGTTGCTCGCCGTATTTGGGCGACTGTTATGCGTGATAAATATGGAGCAAACGAAAGAAGTCAAAAACTAAAATATCATGTTCAAACTTCAGGGCGTTCATTACATGCCCAAGAAATTGATTTTAATGATATTCGGACTACTTTGCAAGCACTGATGGCACTTCATGATAATTGTAATTCATTACACACTAATGCGTATGACGAAGCGATTACAACTCCAACTGAAGAATCTGTAAGACGTGCAATGGCGATTCAAATGATTATTACGAAAGAACATGGATTAACTAAAAATGAAAATCCAATGCAAGGATCTTTTATTGTAGAGGAACTTACAGATTTAGTTGAAGAAGCTGTTCTACAGGAATTTGATCGTATCAACGATCGAGGTGGCGTGTTAGGTGCGATGGAAACACAATATCAGCGAGGAAAAATCCAAGAAGAATCGATGTATTATGAGATGAAAAAGCATTCTGGAGATTTGCCGATCATTGGTGTAAATACGTACGTGAATCCTAATCCTCCATCTGAAGATGATATTAATAATATGGAGCTAGCTCGAGCCACTAAAGAAGAGAAAGAAACGCAGATTCATAATTTAACAAGCTTCCAAAAGCGGAACGAAAATGTTGTAGATAAAGCGCTGGAAAATTTGAAGTCTACTGCAAAAAACGGAGGAAATATCTTTGAAGAATTAATGACAACCGTAAAAGTAGCAAGTCTAGGCCAAATTACAAAAGCACTCTACGAAGTAGGCGGCCAATACCGCCGTAATATGTAA
- a CDS encoding TetR/AcrR family transcriptional regulator, with product MNKREVLASVKDEQLVKKRRSQMIKGAVTLFKAKGFHRTTTREIAKASGFSIGTLYEYIRTKEDVLYLVCDSIYDEVHNRLEENIDTKQGTTESLKLAISSYFKVMDEMQDEVLVMYQEAKSLSKDALPYVLKKEIEMVGMFESVINRCVENNEFHLSDRAIKLLAHNIFVQGQMWGFRRWALQKLYSLEEYIELQTELLLKGIRGGHHGY from the coding sequence ATGAATAAACGAGAGGTGCTTGCTTCTGTTAAGGATGAGCAACTCGTTAAAAAGAGACGAAGCCAAATGATTAAAGGAGCAGTAACACTTTTCAAGGCGAAAGGCTTTCATAGGACAACTACAAGAGAGATAGCAAAGGCTTCTGGTTTTAGTATCGGAACTTTATATGAATACATCAGAACGAAGGAGGATGTTCTCTATTTAGTATGTGACAGTATTTATGATGAGGTGCATAACCGCTTAGAAGAAAATATCGATACAAAGCAAGGGACCACTGAAAGCTTAAAACTAGCTATTTCATCTTATTTTAAAGTCATGGATGAAATGCAGGATGAAGTACTCGTTATGTATCAGGAGGCTAAATCACTTTCTAAGGATGCGTTGCCTTATGTGCTAAAAAAAGAAATAGAGATGGTTGGCATGTTTGAAAGTGTTATCAATCGCTGTGTAGAAAACAATGAATTTCATCTAAGTGATAGGGCGATAAAGTTGCTAGCACATAATATCTTTGTGCAAGGCCAAATGTGGGGCTTTCGACGCTGGGCACTTCAGAAATTATATAGTTTAGAGGAGTATATAGAACTTCAGACGGAATTATTACTAAAGGGAATAAGAGGGGGGCACCATGGATACTGA
- a CDS encoding acyl-CoA dehydrogenase — MHFKLSEEHEMIRKMVRDFAKNEVAPTAAERDEEERYDHGIFKKMAELGLTGIPWPEEYGGIGSDYLAYCIAIEELSRVCASTAVTLSAHTSLAGWPIFKFGNEEQKQKYLTPMAQGSAVGAYGLTEPGSGSDAGGMKTTARLDGDSYVLNGSKIFITNGGIADYYVVFAVTDPSHKHKGTSAFIVEKDFPGFSIGKKESKLGIRSSPTTEIIFEECRVPKENLLGQEGEGFKVAMMTLDGGRNGIAAQAVGIAQGALDAATEYAKERHQFGKPIAAQQGIGFKLADMATSIEAARLLTYQAAWLESEGLPYGKESAMSKLFAGDAAMNVTTEAVQVFGGYGYTKEYPVERFMRDAKITQIYEGTQEIQRLVISRMLTK, encoded by the coding sequence ATGCATTTCAAATTATCTGAAGAGCATGAAATGATTCGCAAAATGGTCCGGGACTTTGCAAAAAATGAGGTTGCGCCTACTGCTGCAGAACGTGATGAAGAGGAACGATACGATCATGGTATATTTAAAAAAATGGCAGAGTTAGGTTTGACAGGTATTCCTTGGCCAGAGGAATACGGAGGAATTGGTAGTGACTATTTGGCTTATTGTATCGCGATAGAGGAGCTATCTCGGGTATGTGCTTCTACAGCAGTGACATTATCTGCGCACACATCTTTAGCGGGTTGGCCAATTTTTAAGTTTGGTAATGAAGAGCAAAAACAAAAATACTTAACACCAATGGCGCAAGGAAGTGCGGTAGGTGCTTATGGTTTAACAGAACCAGGATCTGGGTCGGATGCAGGAGGTATGAAAACGACTGCAAGACTTGATGGTGACAGCTATGTACTAAACGGCTCCAAAATTTTCATAACGAATGGTGGAATAGCAGACTATTACGTTGTTTTTGCAGTAACTGATCCTTCTCATAAACATAAAGGCACGAGTGCGTTTATTGTTGAAAAAGATTTCCCAGGGTTTTCTATAGGTAAGAAGGAGAGTAAGCTTGGTATTCGTTCCTCACCAACAACTGAAATTATTTTTGAGGAATGTCGTGTACCTAAGGAGAATTTATTAGGTCAAGAGGGAGAAGGCTTCAAAGTTGCTATGATGACACTTGATGGTGGGCGAAATGGCATTGCTGCGCAAGCAGTTGGTATTGCTCAGGGAGCACTTGATGCGGCGACTGAATATGCAAAGGAAAGGCATCAATTTGGTAAACCGATAGCTGCCCAGCAAGGGATAGGCTTTAAGCTAGCGGATATGGCAACAAGTATTGAAGCAGCTAGATTATTGACTTATCAAGCAGCTTGGTTAGAGTCAGAGGGTTTACCATACGGTAAGGAGTCTGCTATGTCTAAGTTATTTGCAGGAGATGCTGCTATGAATGTGACAACTGAAGCTGTACAAGTATTTGGTGGGTATGGTTATACGAAGGAATATCCAGTTGAACGTTTTATGAGAGATGCAAAAATTACCCAAATATATGAAGGAACACAAGAAATACAACGCCTTGTAATATCACGCATGTTAACGAAATAA
- a CDS encoding acyl-CoA dehydrogenase, which produces MNLNFTEEQEMMRKMVQDFAQAEITPSIEQMEQGVFPRHIINKMADLGLMGITIPEQYGGAAMDFTSYIIAIHELSKVSATVGVILSVHTSVGTNPILYFGNEEQKQKYIPKLASGKYLGAFCLTEPSAGSDAASLKTRAEKQDDYYIINGSKIFITNGGEADTYIVFARTNKDHIGSKGISAFIVDKDTPGLIIGKDEHKMGLYGSRTVQLSFEDMKVPAENLLGEEGQGFKIAMANLDVGRIGIAAQSLGIAEAALEHAIAYAKERQQFGKPIAAQQGIGFKLANMATNVEAAKLLVYQAAFLRENQLPCSKEASIAKLFASKTAMENATEAIQIFGGYGYTKEYPVERLFRDAKVTEIYEGTSEIQRIVINKHL; this is translated from the coding sequence ATGAACCTGAATTTTACAGAAGAACAAGAAATGATGCGGAAGATGGTTCAAGATTTTGCACAAGCAGAAATTACCCCGTCCATTGAACAAATGGAGCAAGGAGTATTTCCTCGGCACATCATAAATAAAATGGCGGATCTTGGTCTCATGGGGATTACTATTCCTGAACAATATGGCGGTGCTGCGATGGATTTTACATCGTATATTATTGCCATTCACGAACTGTCTAAAGTAAGTGCTACGGTTGGAGTCATTTTATCTGTGCATACTTCAGTCGGAACAAATCCGATTCTATATTTTGGGAATGAAGAACAAAAACAAAAATATATACCTAAGCTTGCATCAGGGAAATATTTAGGAGCGTTTTGTTTGACTGAACCGAGTGCAGGGTCTGATGCCGCTAGTTTAAAAACGAGAGCAGAAAAGCAAGATGATTATTATATTATAAATGGTTCGAAAATTTTTATTACAAATGGCGGGGAAGCAGACACGTATATCGTATTTGCCCGCACTAATAAAGATCATATAGGCAGTAAGGGGATTTCAGCGTTTATCGTTGACAAAGATACACCTGGTTTAATAATTGGTAAAGATGAACACAAAATGGGTTTATACGGGTCGAGAACAGTCCAGCTTTCTTTTGAAGATATGAAGGTTCCTGCTGAAAACTTGTTAGGTGAAGAAGGTCAAGGATTTAAGATTGCAATGGCAAACCTTGACGTAGGAAGAATTGGCATTGCTGCTCAATCACTAGGAATTGCAGAAGCAGCTTTAGAACATGCAATTGCTTATGCCAAAGAACGACAACAATTTGGTAAGCCGATAGCTGCACAGCAAGGGATCGGATTTAAACTTGCAAATATGGCTACAAATGTTGAAGCTGCAAAACTACTTGTCTATCAAGCTGCATTTTTACGGGAAAATCAGTTGCCATGTAGCAAGGAAGCATCGATTGCTAAGTTGTTCGCTTCCAAAACGGCTATGGAAAATGCAACAGAAGCCATTCAAATATTTGGTGGATATGGATATACGAAGGAGTATCCTGTCGAAAGATTATTTCGTGATGCCAAAGTAACTGAAATTTATGAGGGAACAAGTGAAATACAACGGATTGTAATTAACAAACATTTGTAA
- a CDS encoding 3-hydroxybutyryl-CoA dehydrogenase, with amino-acid sequence MNIKKVMVIGAGQMGSGIAQVCATAGFSVILNDIKEEFVNRGLANISKNLSRQVEKDRMSLEQKQTILDRITPSEQLQDAKDIDIVIEAAVENMKVKTQIFAELDQIAPEHAILATNTSSLPITEIAAATKRPEQVIGMHFMNPVPVMKLVEIIRGLATSDEVYEAIEAMTHQLNKTPVEVNDFPGFVSNRILMPMINEAIYTLYEGVASEEAIDQVMKLGMNHPMGPLTLADFIGLDTCLYIMETLHEGFGDDKYRPCPLLRKYVKAGWLGKKTGRGFYVYE; translated from the coding sequence ATGAATATAAAAAAAGTTATGGTCATTGGAGCAGGACAGATGGGGTCTGGTATTGCTCAAGTATGTGCGACAGCAGGCTTCTCAGTCATACTCAATGATATTAAAGAAGAATTTGTAAATCGCGGCTTAGCTAATATTTCGAAAAATTTATCGAGACAAGTAGAAAAAGACCGTATGTCGTTAGAACAAAAACAAACGATATTAGATCGAATTACTCCTTCAGAGCAATTACAAGATGCAAAAGACATTGATATAGTCATTGAAGCAGCAGTTGAAAATATGAAAGTGAAGACACAAATTTTTGCTGAGCTCGATCAAATTGCTCCTGAACATGCTATTTTAGCAACAAATACATCATCACTTCCAATTACTGAAATAGCTGCAGCAACGAAACGTCCAGAACAAGTGATTGGTATGCATTTTATGAATCCTGTACCAGTTATGAAGTTAGTAGAAATTATTCGTGGTTTAGCTACAAGCGACGAGGTGTACGAAGCGATTGAAGCGATGACACACCAACTGAACAAAACACCTGTAGAAGTCAATGATTTTCCAGGGTTTGTTTCAAATAGAATTCTCATGCCTATGATTAATGAGGCGATTTATACGTTATATGAAGGTGTAGCATCCGAAGAGGCAATTGACCAAGTGATGAAGTTAGGGATGAACCATCCAATGGGCCCCTTAACGCTTGCAGATTTCATTGGTTTAGATACTTGCTTGTACATTATGGAGACATTACACGAAGGGTTTGGTGATGACAAATACCGTCCATGCCCATTATTAAGAAAGTATGTGAAAGCTGGGTGGTTAGGAAAGAAAACTGGCCGTGGCTTTTATGTGTATGAGTAA
- a CDS encoding acetyl-CoA C-acetyltransferase, whose protein sequence is MGKTVILSGVRTPFGKFGGGLSSKKAVDLGAIAVKEALVRANVEASDVDEVILGSVLQGGQGQIPSRQASKLAGIPWEVKTETINKVCASGLRSVTLADQIIRAGDEEVIVAGGMESMSNAPYMMPKARWGMRMGDADVKDLMIHDGLTCSFTGVHMGTYGNGVAVEFELSRGEQDQWAFRSHQRAISAIESGKLAEEIVSVEVPQRRGESIIVEQDEAPRKDTSIEKLSTLKPVFDQTGTITAGNAPGVNDGAGALVLMSEERAHREGREPLATIVGHAAIAVEAKDFPKTPGLVINEILRKTGKTVGDIDLFEINEAFAAVALASGKIASLDQEKVNVNGGAVALGHPIGASGARIIITLIHELKRRGGGLGIAAICSGGGQGDAIMVEVK, encoded by the coding sequence ATGGGGAAAACAGTTATTTTAAGTGGGGTTCGTACACCTTTTGGAAAGTTTGGAGGCGGTCTAAGTTCTAAAAAAGCTGTTGATTTAGGCGCTATAGCTGTAAAGGAAGCACTAGTACGTGCGAATGTGGAAGCTTCAGATGTAGATGAAGTGATTCTAGGCTCTGTGCTACAAGGGGGACAAGGTCAAATTCCTTCACGCCAAGCTTCTAAATTAGCTGGAATCCCTTGGGAGGTAAAAACTGAAACGATCAATAAAGTTTGTGCATCAGGCTTACGCAGTGTCACTTTAGCTGATCAAATTATTCGTGCTGGAGATGAAGAAGTGATCGTTGCTGGTGGGATGGAATCGATGAGTAATGCACCTTACATGATGCCAAAAGCTCGATGGGGTATGAGAATGGGTGATGCGGATGTCAAAGATTTGATGATTCACGACGGTTTAACATGTAGCTTCACGGGAGTACATATGGGTACATATGGAAATGGGGTAGCTGTAGAATTTGAACTTAGCAGAGGAGAGCAGGATCAATGGGCTTTCAGAAGTCATCAACGCGCTATTTCGGCAATTGAATCAGGTAAGCTTGCTGAAGAAATAGTATCTGTTGAAGTACCTCAACGAAGAGGAGAATCTATCATTGTTGAGCAAGATGAAGCACCTAGAAAAGATACATCTATCGAAAAGTTGTCAACTTTAAAGCCAGTATTTGACCAAACTGGCACGATTACAGCAGGTAATGCTCCAGGCGTTAATGATGGAGCTGGAGCTCTAGTTCTTATGAGTGAAGAGAGGGCACATCGTGAAGGCAGAGAACCTCTTGCAACAATCGTTGGGCATGCAGCTATCGCTGTTGAAGCTAAAGACTTTCCGAAGACACCTGGTTTAGTCATAAATGAAATCCTTCGAAAAACTGGAAAAACAGTGGGCGATATCGATTTATTTGAGATTAATGAAGCATTCGCCGCTGTGGCATTAGCAAGTGGAAAAATAGCATCACTTGACCAAGAAAAAGTGAATGTAAATGGGGGTGCAGTAGCACTTGGGCATCCAATTGGAGCTAGTGGAGCTAGGATTATTATTACACTCATTCATGAGCTAAAGCGTCGTGGAGGTGGTTTAGGAATTGCTGCTATTTGTAGCGGTGGAGGCCAAGGGGATGCAATCATGGTTGAAGTTAAATAA